One Nicotiana sylvestris chromosome 12, ASM39365v2, whole genome shotgun sequence genomic window carries:
- the LOC104246892 gene encoding UDP-glycosyltransferase 73D1 yields MSSTNSQKLHFVLIPLLAQGHMIPMIDMARLFAENGVKVSLVTTPHNASRFATIINRSRESEGKEIELIQIPFPSEEVGLPPGCENLDSVPSRDLIRNFYTALNTLQKPVEIFLTEHDFPPSCIISDKCLSWTSQIARKFNVPRLVFHGMCCFSLLSSHNLKIHRPYLHVKSDTERFVVPGLPMHNIEISKNQLPGAFMQLPDLDDIRDKMEEAESSAYGVVVNTYTELENGCVEEYSKAINKKVWCIGPVSLCNKNILDMYQRGNKPSIDEKQCIKWLHTMKNKSVLYCCLGSQCRLIASQLIEIGLGLEASNWPFIWVIKNGQKLDPQLEKWLMVENFEERIKERGLVIKGWAPQVLILSHPAIKGFLTHCGWNSTIESVSCGVPMITWPMFAEQFFNEKLIVEVLRIGVQVGVEIPVRWGEEEKVGVLVHKVQVANAVEKLMDGGEEGEMRRNKAKELGLVARRTMEENGTSRINILNLIQDLLNQSY; encoded by the coding sequence atgtcatcAACCAATTCACAAAAACTTCATTTCGTGTTAATCCCATTACTAGCTCAAGGCCATATGATTCCTATGATAGATATGGCTAGGCTATTCGCCGAAAATGGCGTAAAAGTAAGCTTAGTAACTACACCACACAACGCTTCAAGATTTGCAACAATTATCAATCGGTCAAGAGAATCCGAGGGAAAAGAAATTGAACTCATACAAATCCCATTTCCTAGTGAAGAAGTTGGTTTACCACCTGGTTGTGAAAATCTTGATAGCGTTCCTTCACGTGACCTTATAAGAAATTTTTATACAGCACTTAACACGTTACAAAAACCAGTAGAAATTTTTTTGACAGAGCATGATTTTCCTCCGAGCTGCATAATTTCAGATAAGTGTCTCTCTTGGACTTCACAAATAGCACGAAAATTCAACGTCCCGAGGCTTGTTTTCCACGGGATGTGTTGTTTTTCTTTGTTAAGTTctcataatttaaaaattcatAGGCCTTATTTGCATGTCAAATCCGATACAGAACGTTTCGTTGTACCAGGACTTCCCATGCATAATATTGAAATATCGAAAAATCAGCTTCCAGGTGCGTTCATGCAATTACCTGACCTAGATGATATTCGGGACAAAATGGAAGAGGCTGAATCAAGTGCATATGGAGTAGTGGTCAACACATATACAGAATTGGAGAATGGATGTGTAGAGGAATATAGCAAAGCTATTAACAAAAAGGTATGGTGCATTGGACCAGTATCACTTTGCAATAAGAATATTTTAGATATGTATCAAAGAGGGAATAAACCTTCAATTGATGAAAAACAATGTATAAAATGGCTTCATACTATGAAAAATAAGTCCGTTCTATACTGTTGCCTTGGTAGTCAATGCAGACTAATCGCGTCGCAGTTAATAGAAATTGGTCTTGGATTAGAAGCATCAAATTGGCCATTTATTTGGGTAATTAAGAATGGCCAAAAATTAGATCCCCAGTTGGAGAAATGGCTAatggttgaaaattttgaggagAGAATCAAAGAGAGAGGACTTGTAATTAAAGGTTGGGCCCCACAAGTTTTAATATTGTCACATCCCGCAATTAAAGGATTCTTGACGCATTGTGGTTGGAATTCCACGATAGAAAGTGTGAGTTGTGGTGTGCCTATGATAACATGGCCAATGTTTGCGGAACAATTCTTCAATGAAAAACTCATTGTTGAAGTTTTGAGAATTGGAGTTCAAGTTGGTGTTGAAATTCCTGTTAGATGGGGAGAAGAAGAGAAAGTTGGAGTATTAGTGCACAAAGTACAAGTTGCAAATGCAGTGGAGAAACTAATGGATGGAGGAGAAGAAGGGGAAATGAGAAGAAATAAAGCTAAAGAACTTGGATTGGTAGCAAGGAGAACTATGGAAGAAAATGGAACTTCTCGTATCAACATATTGAACCTCATTCAGGACCTCTTAAACCAGTC